One genomic window of Azospirillum sp. TSH100 includes the following:
- a CDS encoding YccF domain-containing protein: MPLISLLLNLLWLVTGGIWMALGWLLAAVLMALSIIGLPWARSALTIAHYTLLPFGQTAVRRDEFRGREDMGTGALGFIGNVVWFVLAGWWLALGHLISAAGLAITIIGLPFAWAHLKLALLALWPVGTEIVPAEGAVRRVAGRY; the protein is encoded by the coding sequence ATGCCTCTGATCAGTCTTCTCCTCAATCTGCTGTGGTTGGTCACTGGCGGCATCTGGATGGCGCTCGGATGGCTGCTGGCCGCGGTCCTGATGGCCCTGTCCATCATCGGCCTGCCCTGGGCCCGCTCCGCCCTGACCATCGCCCACTACACCCTGCTCCCCTTCGGACAAACCGCCGTGCGCCGGGATGAGTTCCGCGGGCGCGAAGACATGGGCACCGGCGCGCTCGGCTTCATCGGCAACGTGGTGTGGTTCGTGCTGGCCGGCTGGTGGCTGGCGCTCGGCCATCTGATCTCGGCGGCGGGGCTCGCCATCACCATCATCGGCCTGCCCTTCGCCTGGGCGCATCTGAAGCTTGCGCTGCTGGCGCTGTGGCCGGTCGGAACCGAGATCGTGCCGGCGGAGGGCGCCGTCCGGCGCGTGGCCGGCCGCTACTGA
- the mutL gene encoding DNA mismatch repair endonuclease MutL, with product MPIRLLPETLVNRIAAGEVVERPAAAVKELVENAIDAGATRIDVVARDGGKSLITVTDDGCGMTPDELVLAVERHATSKLPSDDLLDIRSLGFRGEALPSIGAVSCLTITSRARGADSAWSLTVDAGAKGQPQPAALAQGTRIEVRDLFAAVPARLKFLKASRTEYDHIADCLERLAMAHPGVAFTLSDGGRGGLRLSAAQGDLLDARLTRLGALMGRDFQENAVPVTAQREAVSLAGWIGLPTLHRPTAKHQHLFVNGRPVRDKLMVGAVRAAYADFLPRDRHPMLALFLDIDPQEVDVNVHPAKAEVRFRDQGLVRGLIVGSLKHALAEAGHRASTTVGLATLGALRPEPGGDGTADGGFTPSPLPYGRSGGGGSGGSWGGSYTPTSVPRGLAERSAAFQAPTQTGLPPLQGRLSGFGNGFAPAARAPEYRASDPSAQRPEPPPDSHPLGAARAQVHTTYIVAQTREGIVIVDQHAAHERLVYERMKAALLEGGVKRQALLIPELIELDEPSANRLLARGAELAELGLVIEGFGHGCVMVREVPALLGQSDVKNLIRDLAEELSELGDALSLKERLEEVCATMACHGSVRAGRTLSVDEMNALLRQMEATPHSGQCNHGRPTYVELKLADIERLFGRR from the coding sequence ATGCCGATCCGTCTTCTCCCTGAAACGCTCGTCAACCGCATCGCCGCCGGCGAGGTGGTCGAACGTCCCGCCGCCGCCGTGAAGGAATTGGTGGAGAACGCCATCGACGCCGGCGCCACCCGCATCGACGTGGTGGCCCGCGACGGCGGCAAATCGCTGATCACCGTCACCGACGACGGCTGCGGCATGACTCCGGACGAGCTGGTGCTGGCGGTCGAGCGCCATGCCACCTCCAAGCTGCCAAGCGACGACCTGCTCGACATCCGCTCTCTCGGCTTCCGGGGGGAGGCGTTGCCCTCCATCGGCGCCGTCAGCTGCCTGACCATCACCAGCCGCGCCCGCGGCGCCGACAGCGCCTGGAGCCTGACCGTCGATGCCGGCGCCAAGGGCCAGCCGCAGCCTGCCGCCTTGGCCCAGGGCACGCGGATCGAGGTGCGCGACCTGTTCGCCGCCGTGCCCGCCCGGCTGAAGTTCCTCAAGGCGTCGCGCACCGAATACGACCACATCGCCGATTGCCTGGAACGGCTGGCGATGGCCCATCCCGGCGTCGCCTTCACCCTAAGCGACGGCGGGCGCGGCGGCCTGCGGCTGAGTGCCGCGCAGGGCGATCTGCTCGACGCCCGCCTGACCCGGTTGGGCGCCCTGATGGGCCGGGATTTCCAGGAGAACGCCGTCCCGGTGACCGCGCAGCGCGAGGCCGTGTCGCTGGCCGGCTGGATCGGCCTGCCGACCCTGCACCGCCCGACCGCCAAGCACCAGCACCTGTTCGTCAACGGCCGCCCGGTGCGCGACAAGCTGATGGTGGGTGCAGTGCGTGCCGCCTATGCCGATTTCCTGCCGCGCGACCGCCATCCGATGCTGGCGCTGTTCCTCGACATCGACCCTCAGGAAGTAGACGTGAACGTCCACCCGGCCAAGGCCGAGGTGCGCTTCCGCGACCAGGGTCTGGTGCGCGGCCTGATCGTCGGATCGCTGAAACACGCGCTGGCCGAGGCTGGCCACCGCGCCTCCACCACCGTCGGCCTCGCCACGCTGGGCGCCCTGCGGCCCGAACCGGGCGGCGACGGGACGGCGGACGGCGGCTTCACTCCCTCGCCACTCCCATACGGCCGGTCCGGTGGTGGCGGGTCGGGCGGAAGCTGGGGCGGCTCCTACACGCCGACCTCCGTGCCGCGCGGTCTGGCGGAGCGCTCCGCCGCCTTCCAGGCGCCGACCCAGACGGGGCTGCCGCCGCTGCAAGGCCGCCTCAGCGGCTTCGGCAACGGCTTCGCCCCGGCGGCGCGCGCGCCGGAATACCGCGCCTCCGACCCGTCCGCGCAGAGGCCCGAGCCGCCGCCCGACAGCCACCCGCTGGGTGCTGCACGGGCGCAGGTCCACACCACCTACATCGTGGCGCAGACCCGCGAGGGCATCGTCATCGTCGACCAGCACGCCGCCCATGAACGGCTGGTCTATGAGCGGATGAAGGCCGCCCTGCTGGAAGGCGGGGTCAAGCGCCAGGCCCTGCTGATCCCCGAACTGATCGAACTGGACGAACCATCGGCCAACCGCCTGCTGGCGCGCGGCGCCGAACTGGCAGAACTGGGTCTGGTGATCGAGGGCTTCGGCCATGGCTGCGTCATGGTACGCGAGGTGCCGGCCCTGCTCGGCCAGTCGGACGTGAAGAACCTGATCCGTGACCTTGCCGAGGAACTGTCCGAACTGGGCGACGCCCTGTCGCTGAAGGAGCGGCTTGAGGAGGTCTGCGCGACGATGGCCTGCCACGGCTCCGTCCGCGCCGGCCGCACGCTGAGCGTCGACGAGATGAACGCCCTGCTGCGCCAGATGGAGGCGACTCCGCACAGCGGGCAGTGCAACCATGGACGGCCGACCTATGTCGAGCTGAAGCTGGCGGACATCGAGCGGCTGTTCGGGAGGCGGTAG
- a CDS encoding FMN-dependent NADH-azoreductase codes for MKILHIDSSILGSGSLTRDLSAAVVAEILARHPAAEVSRRDVVETEIRHLDGAIAAGFRPTGFGDFDDATLAEHGVSEMLVSEFLASDILVIGAPMYNFSVSSQLKAWMDRIAQAGRTFKYTEKGPVGLSGGKRVIVVSARGGFYADGPLARMDFQESYLRAFFGFLGITDVHVVRAEGASKGDAVRSEGLERARAAIAGVIAALQPAAA; via the coding sequence ATGAAGATCCTGCACATCGATTCCAGCATCCTCGGCAGCGGTTCGCTGACCAGGGACTTGTCCGCCGCCGTGGTCGCCGAAATCCTTGCCCGCCATCCGGCGGCCGAGGTGAGCCGCCGCGACGTCGTGGAAACCGAAATCCGCCATCTGGACGGGGCGATCGCCGCCGGTTTCCGGCCGACCGGATTCGGTGATTTCGATGACGCCACCCTGGCTGAGCACGGCGTTTCCGAAATGCTGGTGTCGGAGTTCCTGGCCAGCGACATCCTGGTGATCGGCGCGCCGATGTACAACTTCTCAGTGTCCAGCCAGTTGAAGGCCTGGATGGACCGGATCGCCCAGGCCGGGCGGACCTTCAAATATACGGAAAAAGGCCCGGTGGGCCTGTCCGGTGGCAAGCGGGTCATCGTCGTTTCGGCCCGCGGCGGCTTCTATGCCGACGGGCCGCTGGCCCGCATGGATTTCCAGGAGAGCTATCTCCGCGCCTTCTTCGGATTTCTCGGCATCACCGACGTCCATGTCGTCAGGGCCGAGGGCGCCTCGAAGGGTGACGCCGTGCGCTCGGAAGGTCTTGAGCGCGCCAGGGCGGCGATTGCCGGTGTCATCGCCGCACTGCAACCCGCCGCCGCATGA
- a CDS encoding YciI family protein: protein MLFSITVSYSRPPEEVKEHLDGHKDWLVRHIKSGTIIVAGPLLNGDGGFILAHAEDRAAIETMIADDPFDRHRVAAFDIQTCNPAIRAAGFSEHWAAGAKSV from the coding sequence ATGCTGTTCTCGATCACGGTTTCCTACAGTCGTCCGCCCGAAGAGGTCAAAGAGCATCTCGACGGCCACAAGGACTGGCTGGTTCGCCACATCAAGTCCGGGACCATCATCGTTGCCGGCCCCCTGCTGAACGGTGATGGCGGCTTCATCCTCGCCCATGCGGAGGATCGCGCGGCCATCGAGACGATGATCGCCGATGACCCGTTCGATCGTCATCGGGTCGCGGCATTCGACATTCAGACCTGCAACCCGGCGATCCGGGCCGCCGGCTTTTCCGAACACTGGGCTGCCGGCGCCAAGAGCGTCTGA
- a CDS encoding DUF3095 family protein, translated as MPLLPVIRDFAAQASDPRCYATLDGGWSLAVADVTGSTQLAGQGRHRDVNFVAAGVVAVLSDAVRVGQEPVACQFGGDGAIAAVPPGREDEARAALSALAHWSAEVMDVPLRVGLVPVQALLDQGLEVMAALHDVGNGNSFGLFLGAGVVAADAWVKEDARWRLPPREGPLPGLESVSCRWNPVPPRRGTVLCVIVDSVDPGAAGLLELARIQRAIETIVPTSGAAPLGVGERLEARWPPDWRALLMEARSGRTGAGHGAGLGMRIKRVGSALAGSGLLVLLLRLGLTLGGFDPQRYRRHMAERTDFRKSAGGPRLVLDVTEGEADAIERLLAQAAQAGSIRYGTARADATTVTCLVGDVTADRHVHFVDGAGLGFWRASVMLKAMKAREKAGEKVGKATGVGTAAALPG; from the coding sequence ATGCCTTTGTTGCCGGTGATCCGCGATTTCGCCGCGCAGGCGTCGGACCCCCGCTGTTACGCGACGCTCGACGGCGGATGGTCGCTGGCGGTGGCCGATGTCACCGGCAGCACGCAGCTGGCCGGGCAGGGGCGCCATCGCGACGTGAACTTCGTCGCGGCCGGAGTGGTTGCGGTGCTGTCCGACGCGGTGCGGGTTGGGCAGGAGCCGGTGGCCTGCCAGTTCGGCGGCGACGGCGCCATCGCCGCGGTGCCGCCGGGGCGGGAAGATGAAGCACGGGCGGCGCTGTCGGCGCTGGCCCATTGGTCGGCCGAGGTGATGGACGTGCCGCTGCGCGTGGGGCTGGTCCCGGTCCAGGCGCTGCTCGACCAGGGGCTGGAGGTGATGGCCGCCCTGCATGACGTCGGCAACGGCAACAGCTTCGGCCTGTTCCTGGGCGCCGGCGTGGTCGCGGCCGACGCCTGGGTGAAGGAGGATGCGCGCTGGCGCCTGCCACCGCGGGAGGGGCCGCTGCCGGGGCTGGAGTCGGTCTCCTGCCGCTGGAACCCGGTGCCGCCGCGGCGCGGAACGGTGCTGTGCGTGATCGTCGATTCGGTCGATCCCGGGGCGGCCGGGCTGCTGGAGCTTGCCCGCATCCAGCGCGCCATCGAGACCATCGTGCCCACCTCCGGCGCCGCCCCGCTGGGGGTGGGGGAGCGGCTGGAGGCGCGCTGGCCGCCGGACTGGCGCGCCCTGCTGATGGAGGCGCGCAGCGGCCGGACTGGCGCCGGCCATGGGGCTGGTTTGGGCATGCGCATCAAACGGGTGGGCAGCGCTCTTGCCGGTTCGGGTCTGCTGGTTCTGCTGCTGCGTCTTGGTCTGACGCTGGGCGGCTTCGATCCGCAGCGCTACCGCCGCCACATGGCCGAGCGCACCGATTTCCGCAAATCGGCCGGCGGGCCGCGGCTGGTGCTGGACGTGACGGAGGGGGAGGCCGACGCGATAGAACGGCTGCTGGCCCAGGCGGCGCAGGCCGGCTCGATCCGCTACGGCACCGCGCGGGCCGACGCCACCACGGTCACCTGTCTGGTCGGCGATGTGACGGCCGACCGTCATGTGCATTTCGTCGATGGCGCGGGGCTCGGATTCTGGCGGGCGTCGGTCATGCTGAAGGCGATGAAGGCCCGGGAAAAGGCAGGGGAGAAAGTCGGGAAGGCGACGGGGGTCGGGACCGCCGCCGCTCTTCCCGGATGA
- a CDS encoding alpha/beta fold hydrolase — MPAGRLPKWLRCVASVFGLTLALAGGQSAAASGSPTLRSIVLVHGAFADGSSWSPVIYRLQAMGYHVTAVQNPLTSLADDVSATEKVLRRQSGDVLLVGHSWGGAVITQAGNAANVKGLVYLSALAPDSGESVADLLQRLGAPMAGFTPDTDGLIWLDDAETFHRIMAADLPPAKARALASVQQPIAAAGFADKVRNAAWHDKPSWYLRTTRDQALPPRVQQAIAQHIGARTVSIASSHMSLLSHPDQVARLIDRAAREAAR; from the coding sequence ATGCCGGCCGGACGGCTGCCCAAATGGCTGCGGTGCGTCGCCTCGGTGTTCGGACTGACGCTGGCGCTGGCCGGCGGTCAGAGCGCGGCGGCTTCCGGCAGTCCCACCCTGCGCAGCATCGTGCTGGTCCATGGCGCCTTCGCCGACGGCTCCAGCTGGTCACCGGTGATCTACCGGCTGCAGGCGATGGGCTACCATGTCACCGCCGTGCAGAACCCGTTGACCTCGCTCGCCGACGACGTGTCGGCCACCGAAAAGGTCCTGCGCCGGCAGAGCGGTGACGTGCTGCTGGTCGGTCATTCCTGGGGCGGGGCGGTCATCACCCAGGCCGGAAATGCGGCCAACGTCAAAGGTCTGGTCTATCTGTCCGCCTTGGCGCCCGACAGCGGAGAGTCGGTTGCCGACCTGCTGCAAAGGCTGGGTGCACCCATGGCCGGCTTCACGCCGGACACGGATGGCCTGATCTGGCTGGACGATGCCGAGACTTTCCATCGGATCATGGCGGCCGACCTGCCACCGGCCAAGGCGCGCGCCCTGGCCTCGGTCCAGCAGCCCATCGCCGCAGCCGGCTTCGCCGACAAGGTCCGGAACGCGGCCTGGCACGACAAGCCGAGCTGGTATCTGCGGACGACACGGGACCAGGCGCTTCCCCCCAGGGTGCAGCAGGCCATCGCCCAACACATCGGCGCCAGGACCGTCTCCATCGCCTCCAGCCACATGTCCCTGCTTTCCCATCCCGACCAGGTGGCCCGGCTGATCGATCGGGCTGCCAGGGAAGCGGCGCGGTAA
- a CDS encoding GlxA family transcriptional regulator codes for MRIAILAVDGSLLSAIAGLSDLFWITNHALRSPPDGVAAGLPERGGAPFETIIVSADGKPLRDPQGRSIPVDGAFQDIGRCDAALATGMALASDGLPPASDSIVQAARWLKAVHRQGTLVGAACAGTFVVGEAGLLDGRRCTTTWWLHHAFKRRFPKARPVWGTALEEQDGIVTTGGPLSWVDLALHVIRRLAGAEVAKLAADISVADSLPLPQMIYAPRGFINTTDPLLLRAEQIIRHAAPGLTAEGLAKALTLSGRTLHRRLKELTSESPKEFITRVRIETACVLLETPGASVKQVALACGYGEESAFRRAFAQITGMTPADYRRWSTGRAAGAAASHRIAAPSRE; via the coding sequence ATGCGTATTGCGATCCTCGCCGTCGATGGCAGCCTTCTGTCGGCGATCGCCGGCTTGTCCGATCTGTTCTGGATCACCAATCATGCGTTGCGCTCACCCCCCGATGGGGTCGCCGCCGGTCTGCCGGAGCGGGGCGGCGCTCCGTTCGAGACCATCATCGTCAGCGCGGACGGCAAGCCCCTGCGCGATCCGCAGGGCAGGTCGATTCCGGTCGACGGCGCCTTCCAGGACATCGGGCGGTGTGACGCGGCGCTTGCCACCGGCATGGCCCTTGCTTCGGATGGGCTGCCACCAGCCTCGGATTCGATCGTCCAGGCGGCAAGATGGCTGAAGGCGGTCCACCGGCAGGGCACGCTGGTCGGGGCGGCCTGTGCCGGCACTTTCGTGGTGGGGGAGGCGGGATTGCTCGACGGCCGGCGCTGCACCACGACATGGTGGCTGCATCATGCCTTCAAGCGTCGGTTTCCCAAGGCGCGGCCGGTCTGGGGGACGGCCCTGGAGGAGCAGGACGGCATCGTCACGACCGGCGGGCCGTTGTCCTGGGTCGATCTCGCCCTGCATGTCATCCGGCGGCTGGCGGGGGCGGAGGTGGCCAAGCTGGCCGCCGATATCTCGGTCGCCGACAGCCTGCCGTTGCCGCAGATGATCTATGCCCCCAGGGGCTTCATCAACACCACCGATCCGTTGCTGCTGCGCGCCGAGCAGATCATCCGGCACGCCGCCCCAGGCCTCACCGCCGAAGGTCTGGCCAAGGCGCTGACCCTCAGCGGGCGAACCCTGCATCGGCGGCTGAAGGAGCTGACCAGCGAGTCACCCAAGGAGTTCATCACGCGGGTGAGGATCGAGACGGCCTGCGTCCTGCTCGAAACGCCGGGAGCCAGCGTCAAGCAGGTCGCGCTGGCCTGCGGCTATGGCGAGGAGAGTGCTTTCCGGCGGGCATTCGCCCAGATCACCGGCATGACGCCGGCCGATTACCGGCGCTGGTCGACCGGCCGTGCGGCCGGTGCCGCGGCGTCCCATCGGATCGCCGCGCCCTCGCGGGAGTGA